Proteins from a genomic interval of Stomatohabitans albus:
- a CDS encoding YqgE/AlgH family protein gives MFDQPFPIGPATRGQLLVASPHLVDPNFAETVVFLIEHDNEGAMGVVLNHAAANEEEAFLAWADYEVDQGLGVAAPSVPFIGGPVAPEYPIVLIGKPDGENWHLNVTTNLDALNSEEYVRRRLFFGHAGWEPGQLEGELSEGSWIVVDSLPDDPFTGDPDGLWRRVLSRQGGMLRSATTTPQFN, from the coding sequence ATGTTTGATCAGCCGTTCCCAATAGGCCCAGCAACACGGGGCCAGCTTTTGGTGGCCTCCCCACATCTGGTGGACCCCAATTTTGCTGAAACCGTCGTGTTCTTAATTGAGCATGACAATGAAGGCGCGATGGGTGTCGTGTTAAATCATGCGGCAGCCAACGAAGAGGAAGCGTTCCTAGCGTGGGCCGATTACGAGGTTGACCAGGGGCTAGGAGTTGCAGCACCGTCAGTTCCCTTTATAGGTGGCCCAGTTGCCCCTGAATATCCCATCGTGTTAATCGGTAAACCTGATGGTGAGAACTGGCATTTAAACGTGACGACAAACCTGGATGCACTCAATAGCGAAGAGTACGTACGACGACGGTTATTCTTTGGGCACGCTGGTTGGGAACCTGGGCAGCTTGAGGGCGAATTAAGTGAAGGATCATGGATTGTGGTGGATTCACTCCCCGATGACCCGTTCACCGGCGACCCAGACGGATTGTGGCGTCGTGTGCTTTCTCGCCAAGGCGGCATGTTACGTTCAGCGACTACAACGCCCCAATTCAATTAG
- a CDS encoding cell wall-binding repeat-containing protein: MDIDVNKAVLWEIKDLGVQDANRFANDYEYAKGFVIEEGMEESPELKEEIKKMQESVRKALNNELPFEHNCGGTLIADNWVMTAAHCTESIVEADWIRIRLPGNSKRGETNHKVVQMLSHPRYALVHDDGPLGSTGTVNGLSPATWDVALLRLEAPAKNVVPMTLAGVADSLPRNGKGIVAGSGSVKWNPETKKYEQDPKREIRQAEIPFNAIDVCDNTDSMICAEEPSQDLNKTNPASCYGDSGGPLVVVKPDGTKVQYGIVSHTADVSWLDKLQGKDCGHAPTNYAAVSVLQPWIQQTIGKRVPLAQGIKESGVSAQSSVVSLPIPSGSFDPTDLGIHLSRLRSSLRPEHERQISGVVLASKDSAADALAGGVLQDNQIMMLTNGKELEQRTLAELQRLRPHRVTLLGGEKVMSTLLQAQLISSGFDVQRIAGPSRIETAGLIAHSRVPSHPDVTEAFISRAYGTEGVSGSETADALALGAAAAREHRPTLLSPTASLPANYLDWLQFNSGYKQGIIIGGPQAVSPDVETTLKTRVGMSVNRIAGVDRVKTALALANRVKDPTRVVVVDAKNAESWKGAFQVAGIAADLNAPVLLADGDSLPADTKAYLATVKATKEGPALVCVAQEGACKAAAKELGL, translated from the coding sequence ATGGATATTGATGTTAACAAAGCAGTTCTTTGGGAGATTAAAGATCTTGGTGTTCAAGATGCCAATCGATTTGCTAATGACTATGAATATGCTAAAGGATTTGTCATTGAAGAAGGAATGGAAGAGTCTCCTGAGCTAAAAGAAGAAATCAAAAAAATGCAAGAGAGTGTTCGAAAGGCACTTAATAATGAGCTGCCGTTTGAACATAATTGCGGTGGCACCCTCATTGCTGACAATTGGGTGATGACCGCCGCACACTGCACTGAATCAATCGTCGAAGCGGACTGGATTCGTATTCGTCTTCCTGGTAACTCAAAACGTGGGGAAACGAATCACAAGGTTGTACAGATGCTTTCACACCCACGGTATGCATTGGTTCATGATGACGGTCCTTTAGGATCGACTGGCACCGTTAATGGGTTGAGTCCAGCGACGTGGGATGTGGCGTTACTGCGTCTCGAAGCCCCAGCCAAGAATGTGGTACCGATGACTCTCGCCGGTGTTGCCGATTCCCTTCCTCGCAATGGGAAGGGCATTGTCGCTGGCTCAGGGAGCGTGAAGTGGAATCCTGAAACTAAAAAATATGAGCAAGACCCTAAGCGTGAAATTCGTCAGGCTGAGATTCCATTTAATGCCATTGATGTGTGTGACAACACCGACTCAATGATTTGCGCAGAGGAGCCGTCTCAAGATTTAAACAAAACCAACCCAGCCTCTTGTTATGGTGACTCTGGTGGGCCCCTAGTGGTGGTAAAGCCAGATGGCACAAAGGTGCAGTATGGCATTGTCAGTCACACGGCAGATGTGAGCTGGCTTGACAAGTTACAGGGGAAGGATTGTGGTCACGCACCCACGAATTACGCTGCCGTCTCGGTACTCCAACCGTGGATTCAACAAACCATTGGCAAACGTGTCCCCCTTGCACAAGGCATTAAAGAGTCTGGGGTGAGTGCGCAATCCTCCGTCGTATCGTTGCCTATTCCCTCTGGTTCGTTTGACCCAACGGATCTCGGCATCCATTTGTCGCGTTTACGTTCATCGCTGCGTCCTGAACACGAACGTCAGATTTCCGGTGTTGTGCTTGCCAGCAAAGATTCAGCCGCTGATGCCTTAGCCGGTGGTGTCTTACAAGATAACCAGATCATGATGCTGACCAACGGCAAGGAACTCGAACAGCGCACCCTTGCTGAGCTCCAGCGTCTGCGTCCGCATCGCGTAACCCTGCTCGGTGGTGAAAAGGTGATGTCTACGTTGTTGCAGGCTCAGCTCATCTCTTCGGGCTTTGATGTGCAACGTATTGCCGGTCCATCACGTATAGAAACCGCTGGGCTCATTGCGCATAGCCGAGTACCAAGCCACCCAGATGTGACTGAAGCGTTTATTTCTCGGGCATATGGCACCGAGGGGGTTTCTGGTTCAGAGACGGCTGATGCCTTGGCGTTGGGGGCCGCCGCAGCTCGTGAACATCGTCCCACATTACTCAGTCCAACCGCGTCACTACCGGCTAACTATCTGGACTGGTTGCAATTTAATAGCGGCTATAAACAAGGCATCATCATCGGCGGTCCTCAAGCTGTGAGCCCCGATGTTGAAACAACGCTCAAAACTCGCGTTGGCATGTCGGTGAATCGAATCGCCGGTGTCGATCGCGTCAAGACCGCTCTTGCACTCGCTAATCGGGTGAAGGACCCCACTCGAGTGGTTGTAGTCGATGCGAAGAATGCTGAATCGTGGAAAGGTGCTTTCCAGGTGGCCGGTATTGCGGCAGACCTTAACGCTCCGGTACTCCTTGCCGATGGCGACTCCTTACCTGCCGATACAAAGGCCTATCTCGCAACCGTGAAAGCGACTAAAGAAGGCCCAGCACTCGTGTGTGTTGCCCAAGAGGGCGCTTGCAAAGCAGCCGCGAAAGAGCTTGGCTTGTAA